In Desulfoferula mesophila, the genomic window GGCGGCGAGCTGCCCGCCGGGCTGATTGAGCGGGTACAGCGGGTGCTGGCCCTGGCCGGCCAGCCGCCGGAGGCCGAGCTGTCGCTGGTGATCTGCGGCGACGAGGAGATCGCGGCCATCAACCAAGAGTGGCTGAACCGCCAGGGCCCCACCAACGTCATCTCCTTTGCCCAGCACGAGGGCGAGGGCCCGGCGCTCAACCCGGAGATTCTGGGCGACGTGGTGGTGAGCGCCGACACCGCCCGCCGCGAGGCCGCCCAGCACGGCCTGGAGCCGGACGAACACTTGATGCGCCTGATAATTCACGGCATATTGCATATATTGGGACATGAGCACGAGCAGGGCGGCGAGCCCGCCCGCCTGATGGAAGCCAAGACCGAGGAACTGCTGGCGGCCAGCGCCTAGCAGGCGGCTCCGCAGACCGCGCGGCCCCGGCGAGCGGCCGGGCCGGATAGCAAGAAAGGAGGGTCGCCTGTGGCCCGTCTTAGCGTAAACGTCGATCACGTGGCAACCCTGCGCCAGGCCAGGGGCATAGACGAGCCCGACCCGGTGTGGGCGGCGGTGCTGGCCGAAAAG contains:
- the ybeY gene encoding rRNA maturation RNase YbeY, which codes for MSVLLDNSWEGGELPAGLIERVQRVLALAGQPPEAELSLVICGDEEIAAINQEWLNRQGPTNVISFAQHEGEGPALNPEILGDVVVSADTARREAAQHGLEPDEHLMRLIIHGILHILGHEHEQGGEPARLMEAKTEELLAASA